In a genomic window of Polypterus senegalus isolate Bchr_013 chromosome 13, ASM1683550v1, whole genome shotgun sequence:
- the LOC120542597 gene encoding TRAF-interacting protein with FHA domain-containing protein B-like produces the protein MNNNKSDNLAKINITLYHPEGQSGIFQDIIVKDQYCIFQNFSIGRSPKCNLQLNHIFISRRHFELEPYFIKGNPYLCFSLKNLSHKSILKVNGMNIEYLQKTPIHAKNTILFSGFQMLVTVDQGVSWDGYVCEIHVSDSPVIHMKQPEENDESDVI, from the coding sequence atgaacaataacaaaagtGACAATTTAGCAAAAATTAACATCACCCTTTACCACCCAGAAGGCCAAAGTGGTATATTCCAGGATATCATTGTGAAGGACCAGTACTGCATATTCCAAAACTTTTCCATTGGAAGAAGCCCTAAATGCAACCTACAGCTGAATCACATATTTATATCAAGGCGACACTTTGAACTTGAACCTTATTTTATTAAAGGCAACCCTTACCTTTGCTTCAGCCTAAAAAATCTCAGCCATAAAAGCATTCTTAAAGTGAATGGAATGAACATTGAATACCTGCAGAAAACTCCTATTCATGCCAAAAACACAATTCTCTTCTCTGGATTCCAGATGTTGGTGACCGTGGATCAAGGCGTCTCCTGGGATGGCTATGTGTGTGAGATTCACGTGTCGGACTCTCCTGTAATTCATATGAAGCAGCCCGAGGAAAATGATGAATCTGATGTCATATAA